In Mycoplasma suis str. Illinois, a single window of DNA contains:
- a CDS encoding restriction endonuclease subunit S has protein sequence MSLRERENSLPDSWQYQQLQEVAEVTRGEELSKFATPFGIYPFFTSSVKNPERINKYSYDADAILITITGNFLAFLCRGKFEASDHVFILKTKNRNLFYFLFEQLKIKLQILHKEDSGILKTLRLQRLLNLQIFIPNNKTLEKFNEICEFIQLKIENLQKNIERLEIMKKDLHKMIFNQKISVI, from the coding sequence ATGAGCCTGAGAGAGAGAGAGAATAGTTTACCTGATTCTTGACAATATCAACAACTTCAAGAAGTTGCTGAAGTTACTAGAGGTGAGGAATTATCTAAATTTGCTACTCCATTCGGAATTTACCCTTTTTTCACCTCATCTGTAAAAAATCCGGAAAGAATTAATAAATATTCTTATGACGCGGATGCTATATTAATTACAATAACTGGAAACTTTCTAGCTTTTCTCTGTAGAGGAAAATTTGAAGCTAGCGATCATGTCTTTATATTGAAGACCAAAAATAGAAATTTGTTCTATTTTTTGTTCGAACAATTGAAAATAAAACTTCAAATTTTGCACAAAGAAGATTCAGGAATATTAAAAACCTTAAGGTTACAAAGATTGCTCAATTTACAAATTTTCATTCCTAACAACAAAACATTAGAGAAATTCAATGAAATTTGTGAATTTATTCAACTCAAAATTGAGAATTTACAAAAGAATATCGAGAGACTAGAAATAATGAAAAAGGATTTACACAAAATGATCTTTAACCAAAAAATATCAGTTATTTAA
- a CDS encoding restriction endonuclease subunit S domain-containing protein yields the protein MSDIFHTLWKEIAIKDLGTTSTGKAVPKIGQKTLSLFEGGNIPLVDCEAVSESRLYVSKCKRYYNLSGVRKGKLFPKDTVCINQYGSGCGDSALLSQKSCLTNAVHGFNSFKEISNPRFIKYSLDCPKFKKYQMIFQAQWLRN from the coding sequence ATGTCTGACATTTTTCATACTTTATGGAAAGAAATTGCCATTAAAGATCTTGGAACAACTTCCACAGGGAAAGCTGTTCCAAAAATAGGACAAAAAACATTATCTCTTTTTGAGGGAGGAAATATTCCTTTAGTTGATTGTGAAGCAGTTAGTGAATCTAGACTATATGTCTCCAAATGCAAAAGATACTATAACTTGAGTGGTGTTAGAAAAGGAAAATTATTCCCTAAAGATACTGTTTGCATAAATCAATATGGATCTGGTTGTGGTGACTCAGCCCTTTTAAGTCAAAAATCATGTTTAACAAATGCAGTTCATGGATTCAACTCTTTCAAAGAAATTTCCAATCCTCGCTTTATAAAGTACTCATTGGATTGCCCGAAATTTAAAAAATATCAAATGATCTTTCAAGCGCAGTGACTGCGCAACTAG
- a CDS encoding restriction endonuclease subunit S: MTAQLGLYLNKFLSIKLLIPTLQMQEKIGNTLSAYDELIENNEKQIKALQRIRTTIFKEWFVNLRFPENKGLSLDDLISAGGGMIY, from the coding sequence GTGACTGCGCAACTAGGACTTTATCTAAATAAATTCTTATCCATTAAGCTTTTAATTCCTACCTTACAAATGCAAGAGAAAATTGGAAATACTCTCTCAGCTTATGATGAACTAATTGAAAATAACGAAAAACAAATAAAAGCTCTTCAAAGAATAAGAACTACTATTTTTAAAGAGTGGTTTGTGAATCTAAGGTTTCCTGAAAATAAAGGATTAAGTCTTGACGACTTAATCTCTGCGGGGGGGGGGATGATCTATTAA